TTTGAGTGACTGGCCAACAGGATGGCAGGGGTAGCTGGAGGTTGCATACAGGAGACAAGAGGGCAGTTTTGCCTGGAATAGAGGgatgaaaacatctgaaaatgaTTCAGGTGGCAGGAGACTTCTGAGTCTTCTCTGCAGAGATGGCGTAGGATGTCTCTGATGGAGATGTAAGAGCACGTTGTAGatgaaaatgtttccaaagagaaaatagaGGAATACCTCAGAGAGAAATTCTTTGGCAACTACAAAATAGACTGGGTGTGACAAGCTCAGGAAAACAcctaaagcaaacaaaaaagaaggagtattacaaagaaattattcagtGTAATTGCACGGTTCTTAAAATTCCCAGTTATCACCCTTGGAGATAAGAGTACTGGACTGTATTCATCCTTTGTCCATTCTGGTATGGCCATTGGGCTGTTACTAAATGGCTTGGACTGGTGAATTTGATATGtgagatttattttcatttgtacaTTAATAAGTatatagaaaataatatatattttttacatatatttagGTATGGATaagaaaaagaggtttttttgtgtgaTTAAATTTCGTGTTTATTatcctttatttctttcagtatCGTTTTATGGTGATAGCTTTGTGGAGCTGAACATGGCAAAAGCATCCCCTCAGACATCCTTACAGTTGCAGTTTCGAACAAGCAAGCCACAGGGACTGCTTCTTCTTGCAGCTGGGAAGACAGATTATTGTTTAATGGAGCTACGCTCAGGATATGTACAAGTATGCTTTATATCTGTAGCTAAGAAATGTATGTGTAGCCTGTATTGCTCAGAGTTTTTCTTAACAATATAATTAATCTTGTTTTTCTATAACAAGATATATAAACAAGTTTCTCttcaaagaaatggaaaaatttatACGTAATATAATCGATAATTTAAAAGTAtgtcttttatttcttacaaTTATAGTTATATCTCTATAACTGAGATCCTTTGAGAGCCTTTGCGATCTCTAGATCTTAAAATGAAGATAATTGTGTTCAAAGCATGAGCTTCAATAAAGGCAACATTTCAGATTTGATGATGTTAGCTTTACAGAAAGTGCTTGAATCTGAGTAATTGTTTTTCTGCAAGGTAGGTTCTTGAAAGATCACTTTCAGTAGGGTTCTCAGGAGCTGTTGTTCCTAGCAGAACTGCAAACGAGTCCATTCCAGCTTCTGCAGTTATGCAGAAGTTATGTCTGTGATGGCAAGTAAACCTACACAGAATTTTagtgggattttattttttcaattatattttgTAAATTATATCCTTAGtatgaaaatatatgaaaattaatgtattaACTATGTATTAACGTATGATTGTGAAAAATACCACTTTGGATTTTGATAGTTAAAATTCTATCTCTTGCAGCTGAGAATTAACTTTGGTGTGGGGGAGCGAGTACTTCATTCTCAGCAAAGATCTCAGCTGAATGATTTAGCCTGGCACCTGGTTGAACTACATCATGAACAAGATAATGTCACATTGGTAATTGATAAACATGATAGAGCTAGTACAAAAATGCCTGGAATTCTTTATGAATTAAATATTGATTATGGATTCTACATAGGTGGTACTGGTAAACTTGATGTTCCCTACCTTGTTGGAGCACTACCCAGTTTCCGAGGATGTATTGATGATGTGCTATTCAATCAGTTAGACATTCTGATGCCTCTGAGACCTTCTCCTGGCTTCAAAAACATCCATGAAGTTTCAGTGGGGTGCAGTGACGAATTCTTTGCAGGTGAAGAAGAACCCATTAGTTTCTTCAGTTCCAGGTCCtatatttctttcccatcaTGGAATGTGGACGATGAGGGAATCTTCGAGTATACCTTACAAACCTCAGCTGCACGTGGCTTGCTGCTTTACCACCCTGGGCAAACGGGAGATTTCATTGCTATGGAAATGGAAGATGGTTTAATTAAAGCTTATGTTGGAAAACATAACAGTAGAACCCATCTTTCCTCTCGTAGGTCAGTCAATGATGGTCGTTGGCACTACATCAAACTGAAATTTACTGCACAGTATTTGCAACTAACACTGGATGaagaaactgtgaaaaaatCATTACCTCCCCACAGTAATTTGCCAGTTCTGAAGGGATCCCTCTTTGTAGGTGGTGCAGATGACAACATACGATCAGAAGTGATTAAGTTAATCTCGGTATCTGGGAAGTACGCCAGAGGAGGATCCTTCAAAGGCTGCTTAAGGAACCTGAAAGCCAACTCAGAAAAGAAATCGCTGAAGAATGTTCTAGTAACTAAGGACATTTCAGCTGGATGTGAAATACAGAGTGCTTTCAATACAAATCTTTCTTTAGAGACAGCTGTAAAGAACCCTCCTGTGAAAGCAGCTCCTGTATTTGCCATTTCCCATGAAAGCTcaatttctctgggcaaggAAGACAAAAGCCACCTTTTAGTTCTTAGTAACTTGATTGTGCTAGAGGGTGGACAAGCTTCACTTGAATCTAAGCATATTAAATTTAACTTAGACTTTCAGAAATTAGGAATTCATCAGTCACAAATTCTTTTTGATATAAAGGAACCACCCTCTCATGGACACTTGAAGCTGAATGTTGAACCAGTGCGGGAGGTGAATACATTTACTATGCAGGATGTGTGGCAAGGGAAGATTCTGTATGTCCATGATGGCTCTGAGGACACTTAcgataattttaatttctccatttctaCCAGCAGTGAGAAGATTGTGTCTCCATATTTGCAAGGAAACGAGCAGCATATGTTTAAAATTACTGTCACTCCAATAAATGATGCACCTGAGATCATACTTCCAGAGGGAAACTTGCTTCTTCTCTTAGAGAACTCAAAGAAATGTCTGACTAGTGACCTGATAAAAGTTCTAGACAAAGATACAGATTCTGTGGGTCTCAGTCTTTCAGTGCTTGGAAATCTGAATGCAGATGCAGGATTTTTAGAAAATTCAAAGCATCCTGGAAAAGCTATCACTACTTTTTCTAATGAGGACTTAAGTGAAGGCACTGTTTTCTTTGTCCACACAGGTGTCAAGAACTCAAGGATTGTTCTCAGGGCAAGTGATGGTGAGAAGGTGAGCAACACTGTCGTGTTACGTGTCATGGCAGTTCCTTTGGATTACAGAGTTGTCAACAACTCAGGAATAAATCTTGTCCAAGGTGTTACAGCTCTTATAAGACCTAGGCATCTGGCAGTGGAAACAAATGCTGTCCTCCAGGAACTGGAGATACGGTACGAGATCACAGAACCACCTCACTTTGGTGAGGTCCAAAGGCAGCATTCGAGGGGGGAATGGAAGCAAGTCAACTCTTTTTCTCAACGCTCTCTTCAGCGCAGCCGTGTGAGATACTGTAGCACTTTTAAAGAcattcagctggaaaatgttaCTGACCAATTTAAATTCAAAGTTAGCATAGGAAACAGAATCAGTGAAGAGCACACATTTCCAATCAAAGTGAAATGGTTAAGGTACAGTCTATTGAAACATGCTCCTCTAGaaattgaaaaatcaaaaaagaagtACTTGAATTCTGATAGTCTTTTTGCTGTGATTGCAGATCTAGAAGTACCTGAAGATGAGCTTCATTTTAAACTTCTGTCCCTACCGAAGAATGGACAGATACTGCTTAATGATCAGCCTTTGCAAAGAGATTCAGTCTTTACCCAGAAAGATATTACTGATCGAAAAGTGGCATATGAATTAATCAGCGGGTACCATGAAGACTATGATTCATTTAGATTTCTCATTTCTACAAAGTATCTGGAGTCAAATTTCTATGACTTTGAAGTCTACATCAAATCAGATTtcagaaacattattttgaCTAACAATGGCCTTAATGTTACTGAAGGGGAAGGAGAATTAATAACAAGCACGAAATTGTTTGTGCAAACACCAGATAATAAAACTTTCCAATATGAAGTTATACAGTTTCCTAAGCATGGGAAATTAAAACTTACTAATTTTTCTGGTTCATTTGAGAATAATGGCAGTCTTACAACTTTCACTAATAAAGATATAACTGATAAGTGCCTTATGTATGTGCATGACGATTCTGAGACTGTGTTTGACGAATTTCTTGTCAAAGCTTCCAGCAAAGAGTTGGGAAAGGGGACAAACTTTGATCCAGAAGTGGAACCTTTGTCAGTAGAAATTAGATTCTACATTTCTGTCCAGCTGAAGAATGATGAGAAACCAGTTCGCATAATTGATAAGATATTTAATGTAGTGAGAAACGGGCAGCGATTGTTAACTTTGGCAGATCTTTGCTATCATGATCCTGATTCTGATTTTGATGATGGACAGTTGCTATATACTAGACGTGGTATTTCCAATGGGGACTTGGTGCTAACAAATGATACTTTGCATAGACTCTACCAATTCAAACAAGTGGACATGGAGCAAAAGCAAGTCCTGTTTATGCACCATGGTGCAGATTTTGGGCGTTTTGTGCTTTTTGTGACAGATGGCAAGCACTATACTTCTTTGCTTCTGGAAGTTAATGCCACTGATCCTTATGTTAGCTTGGCAAATAATACAGGATTATTGGTTCAAAAAGGTAAGGAAGAAACTGTTTCAACAGCTAACCTAAGTGCTACTACAAACCAAGACATAAGAAATGATCATGAGCTTACATATGAGATACtctcttttccaaaatatgGAAGAATATATGTGAATAATCTATTAATGGATTCCTTTACTCAGCTTGATCTGATAAAGGGGCATGTGACCTACAGACATGATGACAGCAACAACCTTTTTGACACATTTGACTTCACAGTCCGTGCTGGAGATGTCCATCTGGATGCTGGACTACAGGTTCGCATGTATTTGGAAAGTCATCAGCAGCCACCAAGGATTGTGAACAAAAACAATCTCTTGGttgaagaaggaaaaccagttAAAATCAGTAAAGGAAAACTGCAGGTAGGTTAACCATGTTCTCCATTCCTCCAATCTTGTAGCAAgtttttgtcactgttttttCAGCCATTGCAGTGTCTTCAGTTTGTGTCTTCTTTAACTCCTTTTGATTTCCACTAATATGACTGCATTCTGGGTGCTTAGTTCAGGAGACACTGACACTAGCAATCTTCCATTTTTAGGAAGGAAAACTGattctgttaaagaaaaagaCTGCCCATAGTCTTTGACTCTATTACATATTGGTGCTTAAGAAAATTATGATTTGGAGATGCTGCATGTATATATTTGTTTTAGTTGTAACAATTATTTGTACTCCATGTAATGTTCTTAATTGAGCTGGTGGAAAGTGCCAAGGAAGAAagggttttgtttgatttagTTTGGAGCTAGCCCAGTTAAAATGTTTGAGGTTTAAgtccaaaattttaaaaaacaagtcaAGTCACAAACCTGAGGCCACTTATGCTAGATTAATTCTTCCCTGTCTGATGTTCGTGTGTAGCCTTCCAGTAACCACCGCGAGAGGGCTCCGGCTGCACATTGCTGAAATCCTGAAATCCTTGTTTCAGGCAGGAATCTATAGCTGTGACACCATTAGTTAATTATGGAGTATGTTCCCTTTCAAAACTTACAAAACATATTTGGGGTTACAAAATGGCTCCCATGCCACCTTATTTACCATGTGTCTGCTTGAAGTTTTGGGAGCTGTGTAACCTGTATAAGAAGTGCCAGTTTAGTTAGGTAGACAATCCCAGGATTAAAAGCGAAAAACTCAGAAGAGAATTAtagaatttcattttcatttcatattcCATTTGAATAATTTTGGGATATGTTCTTAAATTTAAGGTTGTTCATGAAAATAGTTCTCCATCTGAGATTGTGTTCACAGTAAGACAGTTTCCAGTACACGGATACATTCGGAAGTTTTCCTCAGAAGAAAGTTATCTCAGTTCTGACCAGAGGGCAGCTTTGAGCTTCACGCAGCAAGATGTCGACGAGGGCAAAGTTCAGTATGTGCAGACAGTTTCTGACCAACTAGATGACCATTTTGTTCTGGATGTGACCAATGGTGTCAGAACAGTGAATGGAATAGAGATCTCTGTAGACATCATCCCCAGAATGATTCCACTGGAAGTACAGAACTTCACAGTAATTGAAGGGGGCTCAAAAGCCCTGGTGGAAGATAATCTAAAAATACCTAGTAAACACTTTGCAGGACTCAGCTGTGAATTCATTTTAACTGAGCAGCCAAAACATGGGTATGTTGAAAACTCTCGTGTTCCTGGAATAAAGTTAACCACGTTTACTAGAAAACAGGTAATGCCTTTAGATTTTAGATGTAGTCTTGAagaattctttgttttgctgaaagCTGTGGGATTTTGTGGGAGGTGGTGAGAGACATGAGTTTGAGCTTTATTCTGGCCTTGATTTGAAGatctttctgctgtttcaagCTGGTCATTTCGAGTGGGGAAGGAGGCTGCCTTGTTGTGGGGAACCACATCACTTCCTTGATGGCAGTATTGACACAGACCAGTGTGCTATAATCACAGTAGACTGATGTGCCGCTCACGTTCAGGCAGTGTTGTAGATACTCTGGAAATGTGAGACTGTGGGTGCATTTTGAAAAGACCAAAGGAAATGGTATGTAGATTGAACAAGGagaacagtggaaaaaaagtaatttttaaggTAATTTCTTTGCTCACAGGCAGCCACTATAACCACTAATTTTCAGTCATTTAGCTCCAAGAAGCAAAATGGTATCATAAGTCACCATCTACTAACACTATGTTCAGATTATAGATTCCAGAAAACATTGTTAAATATAGTGGGATTggatttccatttttccttcagaaagaaGGGAGAATGCTAAGACTGGCAAGATATTCTGGCTAGAGCAATGGACAGATGAGCAGTAAAATTTACTGTTGTGAACAGAGCAAAGATAGAGGTACAATCTGATATTCAGCATAAATAAAGTTTTGGAAGTCATAAAATGTTCGTGCAATTAAGAGAGAGAGCCGTGACTAGGATATTTTTCAAtgtgacatttattttcttctagcCTCTTTAGTTTTTCAGCTTGTTATATTTTTCAGGTGGAACAAGAATTAATCCACTATGTTCATGATGGCAGTGAAGAACCGATGGACAATTTTACTGTGGTAGTAAATAACACGGAGTTGTGGAAACAAAGTTTGCCCCAATCTGTGTTTGTAACTGTTACTGCAGTAAATGATGAAGCTCCTGTTGTAAAAGTAAACAGAATTCTTCAGGTTTGTTTGTCaacattttaaagtgtttaaattaattccattaaTTCTGATGCCATTTAATGCCCCTTCATTAACAGACTATTGGGTTTATATCTGGTAGGTTAGTCAATATAATACCTATTAGTCCTTGGATTTAGGAAAATTAATGCTAATGAAAGGAGGCAGTACCTAGGTTTGTATTTAGGAAGATTTTTGACATTATGGAGAACACTTTTGGCTGTTGTAAAATTTATCTAGAAGGCTGAACAAGCATTCTTTTAATCTTAAAGTTATGTGAAGTCTCTTGAACTGATGTGTGGTTTGTGAGGGTGGATGGCTTGCACCTGGGTGGTTGTTATGTTTTAGTGTTGTTTGCTGTGGTGTCTTGAGGGCTGTTATGTAACATGTAATGAACATGTAACTTAGAAAAGTACCGAGAATAGTGATGATGAGAATGCCAGCTTTTCATGATTGTATTTGCACAGCCTTCCAACCCTATGCCTCTTGCCCTGAAGTGTTATAAAGGGTTGGACCTGCTAAGGTACattctgctgcctgctcctgtcCAGATGTGCCAGTGGGATGGGACAAGAGCAAATTGATTATGTGTTGGGTATTGCTTACACAAAACAGGAGTGTTTCCTTCTTCAAAACTGCAAATAATACAATGCAATCTGTGAAAATCTAGGGTCATCAATATATTAGTGCAATCAGTGAAGCTATTACTATGTGATAGTGTGAGGTAAGAAGAAGATACGTTAACTTTTTTCTAACTGccttcccccaaaaaaatcctgaagaaaattttaaagttgTTGCCTGATGCTACCTTTAGCTCTTAATAACCATAGCTGACTTTTTAATCTATTGATCTTTGAAAAGTTATCTACCACTACAGAAGTGACTACTGTCACTTCAGTTTCAGTGCATTTTCAGATTGATTAAGTAATTAATTAGTTTATTTATAGTATTTAACCCAGGACATATTTGTATCATATTTGTTTGTGTTATGGTAGCACTAAGTACCCAAAACCAATTTAGTAAAGACGCTGtgcccaaaaaacccccacatgTAAAGACTTCCAATCTGAGGTCTGATGGGTAAAAACAAGTTAAGTGCCTCCAAAAAGCAGAATCAAATCAGCGTGGGTCAGCTAATGAACTTGTAAACCAGCTGCAAGACTGGCAGAGAAGGTATTTAGGCAGAGAAGATGTTTAGGAATTGGTTTGAAAGAAGCTAAGCAGGATATTTTGAGGCTGCCATCATTCCTGCTCTGCCATGCAGTTTGTAAATTGGTGGTACCAAaacatgcatttaattttatgtagTTAGTTATGTCTTGGAGAGGGAGAGTGTATTGCTGTAAAGATGTAACCTTGTGTTGTGTATTTAGCCATTTTGCATGAGAAAAcacataatttttaaactaGCCATAATGGTAGTGTTGTGCAGCTTCACAGTGACAGGAGATAATCTGCAGATGCCTACGACAGAAGTCATCCTGCCCTGTGCAGAGACTGCTGACAGAAGGGCAGACTGCCTTCACAAACATTTGGGTGGCACAGAGCAAAACCTGCCCTGGTTGAAATAATTACAGTGGTACTCCACAGACATCAGCACAGCACTCAGTAATCTTTGTCTAGTCACAGGGAAGAGGGCACTATGTTCAGTCAAATTTTTCGGGGTCTCTGTTCTGGTGCGCTGCTGGCATTAAAATGCTGGCATTGAACTGCTGGAATTGCAGTCTATTAACAGAACTAAAGCTGTACAGTGTACTGCAATGCAGCTTATAGATTTTTCTAAAAGTGTCTGTGAATCTAGGCTTCCCAAGAGCAAGGATAACAAAGCTTCACCTACCTAGGGTTGGTCTTCTCTACTGGGGAGGCAGTCTGTGTACCAGAACCAGAATGCTGCCTTTGTGCCTGTGGTTTTGCTAGTCATGCACAAGCTATTGTTGAGAAATCAAATTGGTTTTTGTTGTGAGTGCGTACCAATATGTACACATATGGTGGATTCATGTGCAGTCTAAAATCCAGCAGTCAACTTATCTGCTAGGAGGAATACACTGAGATGATTCTTCCCAAAATCAAACTTCCACATCCTCAGTGAGGTGAAAGAAAATGGGTTTTTCTTAGTCCTGCTAAATATTGAGATGAGACGGGCATTTCTGTGTAGGGTAGTGGTGTCTGACCCCATGTTCTAGCAGAACAGTCTGTGCTCCTCAAGGGCATTGCTAGTGGTAGATGCTGAATAATAGACTATGTctattgcttttaaaaacccAGTAGCTCTTCAATATATTTTGTAAGATTGGAAATATGCAAAAGTATACAATGACAGACCAGTACTGTGGAAACTGAAGTCCAGTAGAACTATTTGAGTTGACTGAAGTTTAGGACCTTGGAAATTTTGCAGGTCACAGTATAAAGAGTCAGAAAGAACTGCTGAATGATTAAAAAATAGGCTAGGATATGGTATCTGCTGTTGAGAAGTAGCTTATGTGAAGAGGTGCATTATGTGGCCAGTGATGTTGGTGTGGGCATATGGAAGTTAATTTTGGCCTTTGTCATGGGCTTCTGTCCAAATGCAAGAAGCTATCGAGCATGTGCACACATGCTGAATGAGTCTAACTCTAGCTTCCTCACTTCAGAGACATCCATAACATTCCTTCTTCAAACAGCCTTGTCTGTTGTTATAAAGGTTATGAGCACCATGGGAGAAGTTTCAGGGTGACAGACATCCAACcattttgggtgtttttctcTGGTTTGTCTGTAGGAGGTGGAAGTAAATAAGGGTTTaaagtggtttggttttttgtttttttctttttttccccccctttttttccccctggctCAGAATTTGTGACAtaacataaaatacagaaagttTTGCTGTCCTGAGAACTTCTGTAATGCATGCAATTTAAATCCTTTCCATTGCAACAAATCAATGAGATATGTTTTTATTTAGAAACTTAAATTACCAGCATTTTAGatataatttcttaaaatttccACAGGTtttatgggcttttttttttctagaatggGAATGGGTAAAGGAAATAGGatgttttgaagaaaatcaCTATCCTTGCATTACATCCTGCATTTATATGTGTTTAAATATATGGGTACCAATGCTGTAAAATGACTGTATCCTCCTGTTGCCACAAGAGGGCTATATTTTCCTAGAATTAGGTTTTTCAAAAAACCTACAAATTTAAAtggattatttttgttgttttctctaaGTTGCTCACTTGAGTGTTAAAATGTGAATACAGAGTGTCTGGTAGGATATGTAGCATGCAAGGAGATACTGATGAGCTGAATCCTGTAAGtagagcaaaataaattatttcacatcAGCAGGGTCATGAACCTTTTTTTGGACTATGCCTATGGAATGTGTTAGACACATGAAAAATCAGTGTCATGCTATGTCCTGGAAGTTCAGATACAGTTTTCATGGTGCTCTTCAAAGAGATTTTGATCCCAGATATGAAAAATAAGATGCTTGTACAATTCTTGCTGTGTTCTCGGTGTTTGCTTCCCTGCAGTTCTTTTCAGCTCTGTGATCTCCTTTCATTCCTCAAGGATCATGTTGTAGGCCATGTATAGTACTTAAAAAGCATTGAGCGGTAGTGTGCTGGGACAACAGAATTAAATACTGACATTACagaaaaaaccactttttttctataattagaaattttaagtcttttttcctttagtaaGGAAAGTAATTTGAAACTTAGTGAGTCAATTGTAATAACGTGTCCATTGtaatttcttatatttttgCATATTCTGTGTGGgaccttttattttcttcacagaataaTCTACACAAGTGCTACTGAGATGAATTGAAAGTTCTCAGTACAAAACATGTGACACTGATGTGCTTATTTGGTGCCACTCACTAAGTCACCCTGTACCATTAGTTGTTGTTCTGTGTCATAAGTGTCATCCTTTATcaaaatttaatattaataattacattacagcaaaatatatatttcaggGGAGAAAATAACTATTTGCTAGTATTTTCTATTATAACCttacttttcaaatttttctgaTTAGGAAAAATCTAACTTAATTTTAGTATCTCTTGTTTCCATGACACATATTTTGTGACATGATGTAGAATGTAATCTTTCCTCTGTTGAAGTGTGGTGGCAAAAATTTCAGtggtttaaaatgttttaaatggttttctttCATGGTTCATGTTAAAAAGTAGAATTAATATGTAGTGAATTGCAATTTTTGGCTTTGGCAGAGGTAAAATGCcctttgttaatttttcctcttcaacCATTTGGTGTGATGTTATTACCAGATATTTATTAAGTGTACTAAGACACTAGGAAGATGGAAAGGAATGATGCAGTGTGTGTTTGGAAGCTGAAGCTGAGGTATTTAAAGGTTTAGGCTTTTAAGATTTTACGCTATGATATAAATTATACATGGAAATAATTTATATTGATGTAgtgaatattttaagaatttaatttcatgttGAGATGAATATGTATTGTTGTTTGTTAGCACTTTCATCCGTAATTCCAAATATATGCAACAGAGATGAAGAACAAAATGGGCCATTGCTTATCCTTCCCTAACAAGGAATTACTCAATTAGATAGGGATGAAATTCATAGAGCAGTCCTTTCTGCTTGAaagaagggactttaaagatcatctagttcctgctccccctgccatgggcagggacacctcctgaagaccaggctgctcaaagccttatccaacctggctttgaacactgccaggacTGGGgaatccacagcctctctgggcaacctgttccagtatctcaccaccctcacagtaaataatttcttcctaatatctagcTAAATTCCCCCTCTTTCAGTATGTACCCATTCCTCCTTACCCTGCCACTCCAGTTCCTGTC
This sequence is a window from Corvus moneduloides isolate bCorMon1 chromosome Z, bCorMon1.pri, whole genome shotgun sequence. Protein-coding genes within it:
- the LOC116438084 gene encoding chondroitin sulfate proteoglycan 4-like isoform X1; the encoded protein is MAGAPAALLRPALLLLLLLVLFAGRPALAVSFYGDSFVELNMAKASPQTSLQLQFRTSKPQGLLLLAAGKTDYCLMELRSGYVQLRINFGVGERVLHSQQRSQLNDLAWHLVELHHEQDNVTLVIDKHDRASTKMPGILYELNIDYGFYIGGTGKLDVPYLVGALPSFRGCIDDVLFNQLDILMPLRPSPGFKNIHEVSVGCSDEFFAGEEEPISFFSSRSYISFPSWNVDDEGIFEYTLQTSAARGLLLYHPGQTGDFIAMEMEDGLIKAYVGKHNSRTHLSSRRSVNDGRWHYIKLKFTAQYLQLTLDEETVKKSLPPHSNLPVLKGSLFVGGADDNIRSEVIKLISVSGKYARGGSFKGCLRNLKANSEKKSLKNVLVTKDISAGCEIQSAFNTNLSLETAVKNPPVKAAPVFAISHESSISLGKEDKSHLLVLSNLIVLEGGQASLESKHIKFNLDFQKLGIHQSQILFDIKEPPSHGHLKLNVEPVREVNTFTMQDVWQGKILYVHDGSEDTYDNFNFSISTSSEKIVSPYLQGNEQHMFKITVTPINDAPEIILPEGNLLLLLENSKKCLTSDLIKVLDKDTDSVGLSLSVLGNLNADAGFLENSKHPGKAITTFSNEDLSEGTVFFVHTGVKNSRIVLRASDGEKVSNTVVLRVMAVPLDYRVVNNSGINLVQGVTALIRPRHLAVETNAVLQELEIRYEITEPPHFGEVQRQHSRGEWKQVNSFSQRSLQRSRVRYCSTFKDIQLENVTDQFKFKVSIGNRISEEHTFPIKVKWLRYSLLKHAPLEIEKSKKKYLNSDSLFAVIADLEVPEDELHFKLLSLPKNGQILLNDQPLQRDSVFTQKDITDRKVAYELISGYHEDYDSFRFLISTKYLESNFYDFEVYIKSDFRNIILTNNGLNVTEGEGELITSTKLFVQTPDNKTFQYEVIQFPKHGKLKLTNFSGSFENNGSLTTFTNKDITDKCLMYVHDDSETVFDEFLVKASSKELGKGTNFDPEVEPLSVEIRFYISVQLKNDEKPVRIIDKIFNVVRNGQRLLTLADLCYHDPDSDFDDGQLLYTRRGISNGDLVLTNDTLHRLYQFKQVDMEQKQVLFMHHGADFGRFVLFVTDGKHYTSLLLEVNATDPYVSLANNTGLLVQKGKEETVSTANLSATTNQDIRNDHELTYEILSFPKYGRIYVNNLLMDSFTQLDLIKGHVTYRHDDSNNLFDTFDFTVRAGDVHLDAGLQVRMYLESHQQPPRIVNKNNLLVEEGKPVKISKGKLQVVHENSSPSEIVFTVRQFPVHGYIRKFSSEESYLSSDQRAALSFTQQDVDEGKVQYVQTVSDQLDDHFVLDVTNGVRTVNGIEISVDIIPRMIPLEVQNFTVIEGGSKALVEDNLKIPSKHFAGLSCEFILTEQPKHGYVENSRVPGIKLTTFTRKQVEQELIHYVHDGSEEPMDNFTVVVNNTELWKQSLPQSVFVTVTAVNDEAPVVKVNRILQVWVGSVTEITVGDLCAEDKDSSPLELVYSITPPSNGHLALKSSPNKSILTFTQAHIIKGQLVFVHNGAMSGGFNFQVTDGLNFAPQQIFTITARTLVISLEVNKGLGVFPGSRKPISQRDLKAVTNDVTNAGNRTITFVIVTSPKLGKLIRVDSDDTTQEIFSFTQSMVDEGVIMYEHLHAELAGWSAEDFFAFTVSSPPSALDIQVFHVVISYEIARHDQNSRLLANTGAIVQEGGRVLINKTNLDASNLLIKLPDVQRSMYEVWYQVVSLPQHGMIVVGERNVTKEKPNFSQYILNKFGIMYIHDNSESLNDNFTFAVWLNLKSKPATKPRSEVLEEMFNITVFPVNDQSPELKTKRLHLKVLQGDVLMLGAENLKVEDLDNAPAELKYTIVSNPNNGYLAMKSNLSVSIKDFTQADVDSGKVWFVQDGSSSSGVFYFSVTDGKHRPLYKLFSLEVVPIALVLVNLTNVALPQGQTSVTITDVQLAAVTNGKSTNIMYEITQPLKYGHLMIGNEQVTRFEQADLSSGRLSYHLKNLTASSEVLEFMLFTAEGNLTGQVLNITAKPLVQIVSDLQISNQATYKFGSGDLDASELANLTNSNPRFEVIMPPSHGRIVKKRFVNDAVLEDIQTFTQADIDSGVLLLDIDTNMTGIDLLNDSFTFILRADAVQPAVGCFQYSIVPHSPALVQGFTTEVPFVTSMTTFKAHSTSKDEAPASSQNEEPAIAPQKTEPTMWPGQNHWGNLHEEGPLLNLAVGTSVSVELKTTNQVSAKSPREQGGESNLWYIIIPLVLVSVLLIVAVTSVCILLMCQKKEKTKPPVRSQTDGILSSADQCLERSLTVPAVTVTPLMKGAERSTASTSLAVRHEQLLPTVISPATEGHLKNSFLSLDPEMIQYCRKTNPTLKRNQYWV